One genomic window of Coffea eugenioides isolate CCC68of chromosome 1, Ceug_1.0, whole genome shotgun sequence includes the following:
- the LOC113776674 gene encoding alanine--glyoxylate aminotransferase 2 homolog 3, mitochondrial-like gives MQRIIKPKAVLSRRKPIILCRQSLSTLSQQSHSSTSIQENDAFVSQMPPFDYTPPPYSGPSTEEILRKRQQYLSPAICHFYKKPLNLVDGKMQYLFDEKGRRYLDAFGGIATVCCGHCHPDVVDAIVNQTKRLQHSTVLYLNHAIADFAEALASKLPGDLKVVFFTNSGTEANELAMLLARLYTGYHDIISLRNSYHGNAAGTMGATAQSNYKFNVMQTGVHHALNPDQYRGIFGSDGPKYAKDVEDLITYGTCGCVAGFIAEAIQGVGGILELAPGYLPAVYSTIRKAGGLCIADEVQSGFARIGSHFWGFEGHGVVPDIVTMAKGIGNGIPIGAVVTTPEIANVLTRRNYFNTFGGNPMCTAGGLAVLRVIEKEKLQQNAFTVGSYLKERLTSLKGKHEIIGDVRGRGLMLGVELVQDRELKTPAKVETAHLMDEMKELGVLIGKGGFFGNVFRITPPLCFKKEDADYLVDVMDFVMSKM, from the exons ATGCAGCGAATCATCAAACCCAAGGCGGTGTTATCAAGAAGAAAGCCGATCATCTTATGCCGTCAATCTCTGTCCACGCTATCGCAGCAGTCCCATTCCAGTACGTCCATCCAAGAAAATGACGCATTTGTTTCCCAAATGCCCCCCTTCGACTACACCCCACCTCCCTATTCCGGCCCCTCCACCGAAGAAATCCTCCGGAAACGCCAGCAATATCTCAGCCCTGCCATCTGCCATTTCTACAAAAAACCT TTGAATTTGGTAGATGGGAAAATGCAATACTTATTCGACGAAAAGGGTCGTAGATATTTGGATGCGTTTGGCGGGATAGCAACTGTGTGTTGTGGGCACTGTCACCCTGATGTGGTGGATGCAATTGTTAATCAGACTAAGCGATTGCAGCATTCCACCGTTTTATATCTCAATCATGCCATTGCTGATTTTGCTGAAGCTCTTGCATCTAAACTCCCCGGCGATCTCaag GTTGTTTTCTTTACAAATTCTGGGACAGAGGCGAATGAGTTGGCAATGCTGTTGGCACGTCTGTACACGGGTTACCACGATATCATTTCTCTGAGGAACTCTTATCATGGAAATGCTGCTGGAACAATGGGAGCTACTGCTCAGAGCAACTATAAATTCAATGTTATGCAG ACAGGAGTACACCATGCCCTAAACCCAGACCAGTACAGAGGAATCTTTGGATCCGATGGACCTAAATATGCAAAGGATGTGGAGGATCTCATTACCTATGGGACTTGTGGCTGTGTTGCTGGCTTTATTGCAGAAGCTATACAG GGTGTAGGTGGAATTCTAGAGTTGGCCCCTGGATATTTGCCTGCTGTCTATAGCACCATTAGAAAGGCTGGTGGCCTCTGTATAGCCGATGAGGTTCAGTCAGGTTTTGCTCGCATTGGAAGCCATTTCTGGGGTTTTGAGGGCCACGGTGTTGTGCCTGATATTGTTACTATGGCAAAG GGCATTGGGAATGGAATTCCAATTGGGGCTGTGGTTACAACTCCAGAAATTGCGAATGTCTTGACTCGTCGCAATTACTTTAATACCTTTGGAGGTAATCCTATGTGTACCGCTGGTGGCCTTGCTGTTCTTAGAGTGATAGAGAAGGAAAAGCTTCAGCAAAATGCTTTTACTGTGGGTTCATATCTGAAGGAGCGTCTTACATCACTCAAGGGGAAGCATGAGA TCATTGGTGATGTAAGGGGCAGGGGTCTGATGCTTGGAGTTGAACTTGTACAAGATCGCGAGTTGAAAACTCCAGCTAAGGTTGAGACTGCTCATTTAATGGATGAGATGAAAG AGCTGGGAGTTCTTATTGGGAAAGGTGGTTTTTTTGGAAACGTGTTCAGGATAACTCCTCCCCTCTGCTTCAAGAAAGAAGATGCTG ATTATTTGGTGGACGTGATGGACTTCGTGATGTCAAAGATGTGA
- the LOC113778082 gene encoding spermidine coumaroyl-CoA acyltransferase-like translates to MATQHNTKFLLHKKDVVLVMPAEPTPSAVLSLSTIDNDYNIELLCQTLYVYQANISSYKSKNHDEIGKAQLQQEPALIVKEALSKALVHFYPLAGKLKRQADGRLQITCNGDGVPFLEATADCHLSSLNYFDGIDVETGKKFVFDWSTDSEYGYHPLVLQVTKFSCGGFTIGMGLSHSVCDGFGAALFFRTMSELAGGKTAPTVKPVWERERLVGKPSDQEQVPTFDKVSFAISPFIPTDKISHACFNLDSESIRKLKLDLVQECDHEIPKESFTTLEVLGAYVWRSRYRALNHNPDGKTMFCLAIGMRNFINPPLPAGYYGNAFVSGNVELLGRDLDHGPLSKVAKLIKESKRIASSNEYVCRTLNMLEKLNRQKMKIETYGASLVLTDWRQLGLLEEEDFGWKESVNMVPLPWNMFGYVDLCIFMPPCRINASMKGGVRILVALPEAAMNRFEEEMAALKIISDQH, encoded by the coding sequence ATGGCAACACAACATAATACAAAATTCCTTCTTCACAAGAAGGATGTCGTGCTTGTTATGCCTGCAGAACCAACGCCGTCAGCAGTTCTTTCTTTGTCCACAATAGACAATGACTACAATATTGAGCTTCTCTGCCAGACCCTTTACGTCTACCAAGCGAATATCAGTTCCTATAAAAGCAAGAACCATGATGAAATTGGCAAAGCACAATTGCAGCAAGAGCCAGCTTTAATAGTGAAAGAAGCCCTTTCAAAGGCTTTAGTACACTTCTATCCCCTGGCTGGAAAGCTGAAGAGGCAGGCTGATGGAAGGCTTCAAATTACATGCAATGGGGACGGTGTCCCGTTCTTGGAGGCGACTGCCGATTGCCATCTTTCATCGCTCAACTATTTTGATGGTATTGATGTTGAAACTGGCAAGAAATTTGTCTTTGATTGGTCGACTGATAGTGAATATGGCTATCATCCACTGGTCCTTCAGGTGACAAAATTTTCTTGTGGCGGATTCACCATTGGCATGGGATTGTCACATTCAGTGTGTGATGGTTTCGGGGCAGCTCTCTTCTTTCGAACAATGAGCGAGCTAGCAGGCGGAAAGACTGCGCCAACCGTAAAACCTGTGTGGGAAAGGGAAAGGCTCGTGGGGAAGCCTAGCGATCAAGAACAAGTTCCAACTTTCGACAAAGTCTCCTTCGCCATTTCGCCATTTATTCCCActgataaaatttctcatgcGTGTTTCAACTTAGATAGTGAGAGTATACGAAAACTGAAATTGGATCTAGTTCAGGAATGTGATCAtgaaattccaaaagaaagcTTCACCACGCTTGAGGTTCTTGGTGCTTACGTTTGGAGGTCTAGATATAGAGCTCTAAACCATAATCCCGATGGAAAAACCATGTTTTGTTTAGCTATAGGGATGAGAAACTTCATAAATCCACCGTTGCCTGCTGGATATTATGGTAATGCCTTCGTATCTGGAAATGTTGAGCTTTTAGGAAGGGATTTAGATCACGGACCACTATCTAAAGTTGCCAAGTTAATAAAGGAGAGCAAAAGAATTGCTTCCAGTAATGAGTACGTATGTCGTACATTGAACATGCTCGAGAAACTTAATCGGCAAAAAATGAAGATTGAAACCTATGGTGCTTCTCTAGTACTGACTGATTGGAGACAACTGGGATTGCTGGAAGAGGAGGATTTTGGGTGGAAGGAATCTGTGAATATGGTGCCACTCCCTTGGAACATGTTCGGGTACGTGGATTTGTGCATTTTCATGCCTCCTTGCAGAATTAATGCTTCCATGAAAGGAGGAGTGAGGATACTCGTCGCCCTTCCTGAAGCTGCAATGAACAGGTTTGAAGAAGAGATGGCTGCTCTGAAGATCATCTCGGATCAACATTGA
- the LOC113776930 gene encoding protein LURP-one-related 7: protein MGSSSVPDESEQYVDDARFRIPFDLFVSKKQKNGILGSGSCIRFNDSCGNLVFKVERPPPPNSRDQKSAATFHQNPPIKLIFNASGNTLFCIRKLTDGSWQGFRVTDSREELMFRVQKTVDKLTRTEFEIFLIGEESEDSKTDFKMRGSPFKRSCTIYKGNSIMAETSLMYKMGIQKAFVPRSRFRVTIFPGHIDLALVVSLVVIFFDGRKLWI from the exons ATGGGGAGCTCTAGTGTCCCAGATGAAAGTGAACAATATGTAGATGATGCCAGGTTCCGAATACCGTTCGATCTTTTTGTgtcaaagaaacaaaagaatggaaTACTGGGCAGCGGAAGCTGCATCAGATTCAACGATTCTTGTGGAAATTTAGTATTCAAAGTCGAACGTCCCCCACCACCAAACAGCCGCGACCAGAAGTCAGCTGCAACTTTTCATCAGAACCCTCCAATTAAACTCATTTTTAATGCTTCCGGGAATACTCTTTTTTGCATTCGTAAATTAACT GATGGATCTTGGCAAGGCTTTAGGGTAACTGATTCCAGGGAGGAATTGATGTTCAGAGTGCAAAAGACTGTGGATAAACTCACTAGAACTGAGTTTGAGATATTTCTTATTGGTGAAGAAAGTGAAGACTCGAAAACTGATTTCAAGATGAGAGGTTCTCCATTCAAGAGATCCTGCACTATCTATAAAGGCAATTCCATAATGGCCGAG ACCAGTTTAATGTACAAGATGGGGATACAGAAGGCTTTTGTTCCAAGGAGTAGATTTCGAGTAACCATATTCCCTGGACATATTGATCTTGCTCTGGTTGTTTCTCTGGTGGTTATATTTTTTGATGGACGGAAACTCTGGATATAG